The following nucleotide sequence is from Zea mays cultivar B73 chromosome 1, Zm-B73-REFERENCE-NAM-5.0, whole genome shotgun sequence.
TGGTTGAATGGGAAGGCTATCTTTGATATTGCACCAGATGTTGTCTGTTTGGTGGACAATAGAGTTAGCTCTACCAGGACAGttgctcaggctatggataactgGCGATGGGTTAGGGATATTGGGAGTCATCTTTCTCTGGTTGGGCTGCATCAATCAGGATCAGACCTTCCCAATGTGTCTGATACAGATTGATCCCTACATCAATCAAGGCATCTCCTACCATAATAGCCCTGGATTCTATCTATACTAAGCACACACCATTACAGGAAAAGAAACATGCACTGCTAACAATGAGAACGCCATGGGAGGATGAGAGGGAGGGTAGGGTGAGCCATCAAGGGCGACGAACAGCGGGTGTTCACTGCTATTGGGAATGAGAGGTGCAGGGAGGAGAGGGAGCCGCCATAGATTTGGTGAGAGAGGAAAAGAGAGAACAGGGGCAGCGGTCATGTCGTGTTGCGTGTGGCCCGCCTGGTGGTGATGCTGGTGAAGCGCGAGAGCCGGATGATGGCTCCCATCTGCGCCGCCTTTTGCAACAGTGTCATGGCCGACAGGTGCGTAGAGGCCGCAAACAGTTATGGCTGCAGCTCGAACATGGCCGAGCTCTGAGTTGTGGCGGCGTTGCATAGCGGCCCCATCAGCGGGTTGTCGTAGGTCATCGCCGGCCACGGTGGTATCTCTGTCTTCATGGCGTAGTTGCAGGGATGTTGCGGTGGCAGTTGCATGACCTcctgctggtggtggtgagggcgacgtcctgctgcTGCATGATGTGTGCGAAAGGCGTCGAGAAGAGGATTGGGTGGTGGTAGTGCACCGGCGCGGCCATGGCGTTGACGCTGATGGCCTTGGCGCTCTCCCCAGTGAGTGTGTGTCGTAGAAGGCATGGTGCGTGAGGGTGGCTCGGGTTGGACCGCGTGCCACCACGAGTGGGGCGCCCTAACCGATGTCACGGCCAACAACACCGAAGGCAGGAGGGCGTGCGGGATACGACGAAGGCGAGGGTCGGCATGCTCGTGGAGAGGATAGGGCGAGGGGCACATGCCGACACTCTAGGGTGAGGCGAGGGTGGCCAGGCCTAGGCTGCACGTGGCGAGAGTGTGCGTGTGGCCGGGTGCAGGTGTGCCGGTGCCGGGGAGGCTAGGCGCATGGGCGACGGCGCTGCCAGAGGTCTCGATCGGGGGAAAGAAGCGGTCGGCAGCCTCCATGGCTGACGGCAAGGATCAGGAGGCTAGGGGAGAGGAGAGGTAGCCGACGGCTGGCTagggaggagggagggagagagatggcttgataccatgttagattggaaaccctaaccctaaatggGTAGGTGATATATTAATATATATATCCAAGTACATAGGCCAAGGCGCATTATGGTGACACAAACACAAAATACTAACAATCCATAGAATAAAACATATCATTAGGGCAACACAATGATAAAAGTGATAAAAGCTCTGTCCTAGAAACCTTGTTGATGCCCTAAAGGAGAAGTAAATAAGACTGGAGGGACTAGTTCACGGAAGAGTTTGAAGCAGAGGGGGTAGTGCTCTACCATAGCTGCAATCCGACGATAACACCAATGACCATGCACAAGAAGTAATCGCTCTAAAAAACGAAACTGTGCTATTGCAAAGTCACTCGCCATAACAGCCTGCAATACAAAGCAGCATAGTTGACTAATTATTAGATAAAACAAAGCAAATacaaaaaaatagaaaaaaaggcATGATGTTTCTGTTCCAAAACGTAGTACTAGGCGGAGCAGCACCACCTTGGCTAGCACTTAGGTGCTTTTTCACCAGGAGTGGCTTAGAACTTGATCTATGTATTAAAGTGAGACATTAGAGAGAGGAAGACAAATTATGATCATAAAACTCATGGATGCCATATTTCTTTATTCATGGGTCACTCCTCCAGCTAAGCGAAAAAAGTAAAATTGCCCAGGAACACCAAGGTGCTAGGAGAGCCTAACCACCTGCCTAGCACACTGTGCCTTTTGAAACATTGATGAAGCTAGCTTGGGTAAAGCTCTTTTCATGAGGTCAATTGGTCATCAAGATATTTAACCAACTGATCATCGATTGCAATGTTCTATCACATGATCAGTCATTCTGTCCTAAAACACAGTACGGAACAAACTTCATGAGGAAGCTAAACCTTCCATCCAACTTGTCTTTCAAGCGAGTAATTTGGCTAAATAttgcaaataaaacttgataaatTATAATTGTAGTTCTGTTTAGTCCATTTCAAGAATCAAAGCATAGGCCGGATTCATCATAATAGCTTAAGTGACAGATCCAAAAATGAAAGCAGTGCACAAAACTACAGACCTGCATTCCTTCAGCACCACTTATTCCAACCCCAATGTCAGCCTCTTGTAGCATACCAACATCATTTGCTCCATCACCAATAGCTAAAGTAGTTTTACTTGTCCTAATTTTAACCAATCTGGTGACCTGCAACAGTATCCAGTGCTATAGAAGCTGCAAACTAGTATTCACTATTATGGATAAATTAAATGCCAGCATAAACTTATTAAGGAATAGTCAAACAGATGCATTATCTTGTTACTCACCAGTGCCTTTTGTTTTGGTGAAACCCGACAACATAAAACAGATGCACAGTTGACTGCTAGATCCAGAAATGAGTTCTTAAGGCTGCCCGTGAGAGCATGTGTCAGAGCATTGCCGTCAATGATAAGAGCAAATGAAGTTGAAGTTCCTTTTTGGGAAATCTTTCCTCTAGCATCTTTTAATTTTCTATCAATTTCCTCAAATGTGGCCTGTATGGTAAGATACAAAGGTTACAAACGTTATTGTATACAGCTATACATAGCATCAACCGATCTTATACAGCCCACCCGTTTGCCCTAAACACTACTCAGATGATCTAATAGTACTGATACTTATTGACATTTATGTGCATTTCATGACAAAAGAACATATAGGACTTCACTAGCATTTCAAAAATTGTGTAAATTCTGCAATTATTTATACATACATGCAAGTAAGAAAATGTGTCGTCGTTTCTAGATTACATACAATTTTGTTTCCTTCTCCACTGGACCCCTCTGAAGCACTTGTACTTGAGTTCTCCAGTGTGATAAAAATTTCCTCCATCTCTTTCCTCAGTAGGTTACAAGCGTAACTAAATACCAATCATCAACATACATTAAACATTAAGGTATTGTAATCTCAGTTTTCAGATATGTATCAGCATATGGAATGGAACTAACCCTATGTTTACAGCTGTCTCCAACTTGTCTCCAGTTAAAATCCAGATCTTAATTCCAGCTTGTGCAAGTTTATAAATACACTCAGGGACCTGCAAGGATAGAGTTGATACAAGCAATGATTTGACCATGAGTTAAACAATTGTTTACATTTTGACACATAAAAACTGCTAATTTTTCCTCAAATATCAAAACAAGGTTACAAATGAAATTATGTGACAAACTACCTAAAAATAAAGCATACTATGTGACACTATCTAAAAATCATAGAAATTAAGTGACAGTCACCCAATAAATATATTGTGCACAGGAAAAGAGTAAATCAGAAATAGAAAGAAGTTTGTCTATTCAGAATTTCAGATAAATATAAGACTCTTTAGAAAATAAGAAACGCCAAGTAGATGTCAACGCACCCCATTTTGCAATCTATCCTCTACAGCAGTAGCACCCAAAAGAACCAAATCCTTCTCAATGTCTTCTGACACCTTCTCAACAGCTGCAACATGATCAGTATGTACAGAATTCTTGGCAGACGAGTAATCCTGATTCCATACAACATATTGTTCTTCAGTAAGTTCACAATATGCAAGTGCCAGGGTCCGGAGACCTGCCTCAGAATACTCATCAATGTGACACTTTGTTTTGGTCAGATGAGCTGTTCCATTATCCTTGGAGAGCCTTTCGAATATTACACTGGAGCACAGAGATGAAAAGATAATGATACTTATTTGAACAGGACTTGAAGGTTGAAAATTTTAGCATGTGATGTTTACAACTCTGAAGAAAGGTACACTTCAGAATAGCTGGAATAGTTTAAATATGTTGCACAACTTTAAGGCTAACACTATCATGATATAGATAATTAGATATGTACTTATAAACGGGAAATGCAGTGTCAAACATAGAAGATTTTCATCACATGTAAAAACAATTATTGAACCTGTCAGCTCCTTTGCAGAACAGAAATAGCCGACCCTCTTCTGTCCTCACAATAACAGACATACGCTTACGAGCACTGCTGAATTCTAAGATGTTGAGTAGTTTATATGTTCTGAAACAAAAATAGCATCATGACGTTGGCAACGTTGACACTTTTAAAGAATAATCACTAAGAACAGTGGAAATGATAAGCACCTATCAACCTTTCCACCAACGACAGGATCGTACTCATGCACTGATATAGTTGTTTGTGTCCTATGATAAAATTCAAAGCCAAACTCTCTTGCAGCTGTAACAAGAGCTGCTTCATCAGGAGACTCAGCTTCATAAGGCATACCAGCAGAATTTCCATCTGCCACAGGAATCGCAGTATGGCAAACAGCTAAGACTCGGAAAAACATTTCTATAGCATCCCTAGAACATTCTTTGGCCCATCTTCCATTCATCAAATGACTATCAGTGAAATTAAATCCCTTGACTGATCTCTTGAATTCAGTAGTGTCCTTGCGCCCAAAACTGCCATTAGTTTCAACTATTTCTCCATAACACGTTTCAACTTCTGTAGGCCTACTTCCATAAGCAACACCAGCAATGGAACATTTCAAGAACTCCATTGAATTGCATGTTAATGTCCCTGTTTTGTCAGACAGTATAGTATGGACTTGACCAAGTTCTTCATTCAAATTTGAAGTGCGAGCTCTTGCAGGTTTATCAGACTCGGCGCAATACATATTCTGGTCTTGATTTATAAATGTGCTCTGTAAAACCTTGACAATTTCTATCGATATATACAATGAAATAGGCACCAAGCACACATACAGCATCAGGCTTGTAAGAAAATGGCAGAATGCTGCAAACGATGCATTGTTTGGATCAAAGAATATATTTGCTTGATCCGGCCTGAGGTACCATGCATAGCTTCCTGGACTTATCTCATGCTTTGTTCTCATTCCAAACACAATTGACCCAAACGTTGCAATAACAAAGAGAATCACAAAAAGGAGATATATTATTTTATCCATTCTTCGTTCAACTGAACTCCTCTTTGATGGTGGCTCCATTGCATTTTGCATCACCTTTGTATCATGTCCCGTAAATATTATGGTGCCATATATATACATTGTATTACGAAGTTTTGAATCCCTTAGCAGGACCTGTTCCGGAGACAGAGAATATTGTTGCCCATTGTAGTATAGTGTTCCTAAGAAAGAATACAATTTCTCATTCGGATCCTCACACCGAATGAAAGCCTTGAAACTATGGAAATGGTCATCATTCAAGCCCATAGTCACCTCTAATGCCTGTTTCCGCTTCAAGTTTGTCTCACCATCAAGATTCATcgtctccacatagcataatccatCACAAGAGCTAGACGAAAGGAAAATAAGATCAGCAGGGAAGAACTCATCCTTTTTAACTTTAATTATATCGCCAACTCGAAGCTTCTTCCATTCTGTCTCATGAAATGATTGGATCCCATCATACACCTCAACCTTCCTATTGTTCACTTCTATGTCCTATGTAAAAGAAGGGCAAACAAATTCAGTTCAGTAAATATTAAACAAAATAATGTGTATATATTGCTGGGAAATTACTTCAACACAATATGTTTTGGTTCAAATTTCATTACCACAGCAGAAATAGCTTAAATAGATTTATGTTAATTAAAGAAAATTTTGTGTGGGTAtccaagagaaaaaggaaacaCATTTGCTGAGGCCTTATCAACACAGCTTGATAAGAGATAGGATTACCCTAGGTATTTAAACGACTATGTTATGGCGCAAATGTTTTAAGACAGTAAGCGAGTAGTAAGCACAACTAAACGTACAGTTATCTTTCTCTCCCCTACATTGTAACCACAAGACAAGCATTCTCATTGCGCTAGAGCAGAAATTAAGTAATTAGCACAAGCCCTTCGATCACAAACACAGACAAAGTACGGCCATCCACAATCCCAGGCAGCTAAACATGCCATAATGACACTATACAGCCAAATGATAATACATTTGCATGACTGAAAAAAGGCATTAAATTCTCTAACTACCCACTAGGGATCTGGACACTGCACGTTTGAGAATCTCGTAAAATAAAATGTCGCAGAGATGCACTGCAGCTAATAAACTGCCTTGCAGGTGCATAAAATTGTTGTATTGAGGTGACAATCGTGCCACATTTCATATCAAAACCACCCGGTATCTCCGGGCATTAGAGCATGTACAATACAATTAAATGAGGTGTCTCTTAAGAGGTCTCTGGTGGGCTAAGCTGTCTCTACACGACTCTATATATATTGTGTCTTTTATAATTTAGGAGGATAGGATTGTATCATGCTCATGCTGTCTCTTTTCCTTGGAAAAACCGAGGAGTTTCTGGTTGCACGTGCCCTTACGCAACAAATCCAATGGGCCCCATTTGCCTACCCAATACCGTCAAGCCAACCAATCGGCCTACGGACGAGGCATCAGCATCTGCCAGTCCCAATGCCTTGCTCGACTCGAGGAGGTACAGCATAGCAGAGACTGAAGAGCAGTGCGCTCACCTGCTGCTTCCGGCGCCAGTCCTCGAcggcctccttggccatggcggcgctgacgacgacgacgagcggGAGCAGGACGGAGACGGCGCGGTAGGGCGCAAGAGGGCTGAAGGAGACGCAGGCGACGACGAGGAAGAAACAGTTCGCGGCGCGGCGGAACTGCTCGAAGAGCGACTTGGGCACGAAGCTCGCGGGCGTGTACTTGGTTGTCGAGATCGCGTTCTCCGGGTAGGCCGGCTGCGCGCCGGCCCCGCCATCGGCCGGGAGCGAGGAAGCGGGGGCGTTGCAGCGGACCGCGCGGGAGAACCCAGGCGTGGCAGGGGCGGGGAAGGgggcggaggaggtggaggaggcggCGAGAGTAGTGGCGGCCGCAGCGGAGGCGAGCTCGACGAGGGGGCGCTCGTCGGTGTCCATGGGCATGGTGGTGGattggcggtggcggtggcggtggcgaggCGGGGAAGGATCTGGGTTTGGGACGGTTGGGGCGTCGTGGGGTGCGTGACGACTGACGAGCGCGTCGTGTGGCGTGGTGATGTGAGCACAGGACGGGTGCGCCGTGCGCGTGGGCGGAGGCCGTGTGGTGGTGTGGGGCGGGCGAGTGGTGCTGCGGAGTGCGGGATGCTGGACACGGACAGCTGGAGAGCCTGGAGGAGGCAGTAGGCAGGCAGACGCGGCTGGGTGGGGCCGTGGAACTGAAGATCCAGACGGTGCGGTGGGTCGGAGGGTGAACCAAACAACGTAGCGACGCGCTTGTGCTTTTTCCTCCCCGTTTTTTGCTTTGCTCTTTCTCTTCCCTGTAAAATAGGAGGAGACACGTAGGACCATTTTCATAAGCGTCTAACCTTTTAATTTCTGTCTGATGAGGATGTCACGACGATACAGAGAAAAGAATAACTTGACACTCAAGACACCATCAGCtttgttacaaaatattacatatgTGATCAATCCAAGGGGTGCGACAATTTTCCCCAAGGGACACACCTCTTGGGATACACCCCTTCACTTGTATATAAGTGTAATGATCTGTGGAATACAAACAGTTCTGTCATTTGTTTCTCTCTCAATTCTCATTTGCCACTGAGTATacttcaacacgttatcagcatttTTGCTTGGCAGAACAGAGAGAAGTGGTTGTTGAAAGGAAGAAGAATATGCCGCTCACAAGAAGTAAAAAAAAAGAGGGGCTACGATCTCCAGAAATCGTAAGTACGATGTACAATTCCTCTTCATCTTCTAAAAAGAATTATGTTGGCGGTGGCACTTGCGGAGACATCCGCAGTCACGTTAGGTGACCATGGCCGGTGAGGCCACGTCGCCAGGGCCATGCTGCATGTGCCCGCGCTAGAGTACTCACGTCGGGGCTGTGTCGCAGTCGGACCGCGCGCTGGGGTCGCGTGATGCCGGGCCACCGTGCCTGAACGCGCCGCCGCCGGACTACGTGCCGGGGGCGCCAATCCCGCGCGCGCCATGGACGGGTGCCCGCGCCCGCATGCGCCGTGGCCCACACCCgagccgccggggccggggcgtgACCGCCGCACCACGGGGAGCCGCCGGGACCGCGCTAGCCGAGCGCCCACGCGCCGCCCTCGGGGCCGCGCCCGCCACCGCGCCGAGGCCGCAGCGCGCCCGAGCCTGGCCGAGATAGTGCGCCCACGCCGGGGCCGCGCGTTGTCGTGTGCCCGGATCGGAGCCAGCCGCGCCCGCACGGGCGCcggggccgcgcgccgccgccggagGCTCGCCCACGCGCACCGAGGGGCTTCGCCGCCCCACACCGCCACGGGGGACGTTGGCTGAGTGCCGCGCGTGAGGCTCTGCCCGCGCCGCCGAGCCACGGCCGCGCCATCGGCTGTGCGCCCGCGCGAGGGCCGCGCTCATGCGCCGGGCCGCCGGCCTGCGCCGTGCCGCTGGGGTCGCGCCGGTGCCCACCGGCCGAGGCTGCGTGCCCGCCGGTGAGGCTGGGCTTGGGGTCGTGCGCCGCCACCGGAGAAGGAGCCGGAGCAGCGCCGCGGGGGCCGCGACGGCGCCGTCGGGCACCTGGTGGATGTGGTGGGCGGTTAGGGTAACCGCCTAGCCTTCCTATATGGCACTTGGGCCGTGCCAGACCGCCGGGCTGCGCTGGCCACTGGGCTGGCCGCCTGGGCCGACTGGTGGGCCGGCTGAGGAGGCTGCCTGGAGGACCGCCTGGGCCAGATTCGACCTGCATGGGCTGCCTACGCTTGGGCCGAAGCATTTACCATTTATTATTCTATTTAGTGCAATTTCAATCAAAAGAACTATATGTTCGTTCAATTACTGTTTTAACGTATGTCTAAATTCGAATATTTAGACTGTTGAAGATATATGTAATTGTACATACTTGTCTGTTTTTTTAATATGAAAAATGCAGACTTGTTAAGTGAATTATATTTTTATTAACATTTATAATTCACATATTTTCGACTTGCTTTTGTTTTTGCATTCTATTATGTTTGCATAGAAAACATAGCACATAATTAAGTTGAAACTAATGGTCCTCATGCAAAATGAGATTGCATTTTTTTGGGAAAAGCATAGGGTGATGGAGTCCTAAGCACTGGCTGCGCTAAATtctttatagaatttagtagcccagagaccgtgctttaggccgcatttgaaatgcctatcactatgaggtctacatctttcgagatgattacctatacgtgctaATCCAAAAAGATCACGGACCAAGCAGGCGTCACGGGCTATGGAGCCAGGCTGGACGCTGCAGTCATGGTGACTGctaaaagaattcttttaattaagttctacttaattaaacgatgaattcttgcaaaatatgacgcatatcttgaacttgggatatttcaacacatgatggagatctaggctttggctgcaataaattcttggaatttatttgccctgagaccaagcttttagacagcaaaatgttatttgcccatcagtaagaggtctacatcatatggttatgatgattacctatgtgttctcccaagtagatatgttggagatgtgatgttggttattcacctttatggtgatttccattttatttttgaaattttggtcaagcacagggtagtggagtcctaaacattggctgcggtatgttccttgaatatatcagcccagagaccatgctttcaggcagcaaaagttttgcccactactgggagatctactccattgtttcattacatggagattatctacgttgtgtacaccaattttcaaaaatctttgGTACACTTTAAGTGATACCTGGAATTCTCCAACATATAAATATATGATATATTTTGCAGCAAATTAAAATGGTTAAGCCATTTGAAGGATAATTATTTAATAGAGTTTGATGAACTCGCCTAATGGGCTTAATTATCCTCAATGTTCATTGGATATAAAGATCATTTTTGCATAATATGGGGATTCACTTCTTCACTTTGGA
It contains:
- the LOC103643332 gene encoding probable phospholipid-transporting ATPase 8 isoform X1, with amino-acid sequence MKMVLRVSSYFTGKRKSKAKNGEEKAQARRYVVWFTLRPTAPSGSSVPRPHPAASACLLPPPGSPAVRVQHPALRSTTRPPHTTTRPPPTRTAHPSCAHITTPHDALVSRHAPHDAPTVPNPDPSPPRHRHRHRQSTTMPMDTDERPLVELASAAAATTLAASSTSSAPFPAPATPGFSRAVRCNAPASSLPADGGAGAQPAYPENAISTTKYTPASFVPKSLFEQFRRAANCFFLVVACVSFSPLAPYRAVSVLLPLVVVVSAAMAKEAVEDWRRKQQDIEVNNRKVEVYDGIQSFHETEWKKLRVGDIIKVKKDEFFPADLIFLSSSSCDGLCYVETMNLDGETNLKRKQALEVTMGLNDDHFHSFKAFIRCEDPNEKLYSFLGTLYYNGQQYSLSPEQVLLRDSKLRNTMYIYGTIIFTGHDTKVMQNAMEPPSKRSSVERRMDKIIYLLFVILFVIATFGSIVFGMRTKHEISPGSYAWYLRPDQANIFFDPNNASFAAFCHFLTSLMLYVCLVPISLYISIEIVKVLQSTFINQDQNMYCAESDKPARARTSNLNEELGQVHTILSDKTGTLTCNSMEFLKCSIAGVAYGSRPTEVETCYGEIVETNGSFGRKDTTEFKRSVKGFNFTDSHLMNGRWAKECSRDAIEMFFRVLAVCHTAIPVADGNSAGMPYEAESPDEAALVTAAREFGFEFYHRTQTTISVHEYDPVVGGKVDRTYKLLNILEFSSARKRMSVIVRTEEGRLFLFCKGADSVIFERLSKDNGTAHLTKTKCHIDEYSEAGLRTLALAYCELTEEQYVVWNQDYSSAKNSVHTDHVAAVEKVSEDIEKDLVLLGATAVEDRLQNGVPECIYKLAQAGIKIWILTGDKLETAVNIGYACNLLRKEMEEIFITLENSSTSASEGSSGEGNKIATFEEIDRKLKDARGKISQKGTSTSFALIIDGNALTHALTGSLKNSFLDLAVNCASVLCCRVSPKQKALVTRLVKIRTSKTTLAIGDGANDVGMLQEADIGVGISGAEGMQAVMASDFAIAQFRFLERLLLVHGHWCYRRIAAMICYFFFKNITFGFTLFWFEAHAMFSAQPAYNDWFISFYNVAFTSLPVIALGVFDKDVSSHVCLEVPSLHQDGVNNVFFSWSRILSWMLNGMCCSIIIYFGSLNAILVQAVRQDGRVAGFDILGVTMYTCVVWTVNCQLALYISYFTWIQHFVIWGSILIWYTFLVIYGLFSPAISTTAYHVFVEACAPSPLYWLSTLMIVVTALIPFFVYKISRTLYYPQYHDQVQRANSKNW
- the LOC103643332 gene encoding probable phospholipid-transporting ATPase 8 isoform X2, which produces MKMVLRVSSYFTGKRKSKAKNGEEKAQARRYVVWFTLRPTAPSGSSVPRPHPAASACLLPPPGSPAVRVQHPALRSTTRPPHTTTRPPPTRTAHPSCAHITTPHDALVSRHAPHDAPTVPNPDPSPPRHRHRHRQSTTMPMDTDERPLVELASAAAATTLAASSTSSAPFPAPATPGFSRAVRCNAPASSLPADGGAGAQPAYPENAISTTKYTPASFVPKSLFEQFRRAANCFFLVVACVSFSPLAPYRAVSVLLPLVVVVSAAMAKEAVEDWRRKQQDIEVNNRKVEVYDGIQSFHETEWKKLRVGDIIKVKKDEFFPADLIFLSSSSCDGLCYVETMNLDGETNLKRKQALEVTMGLNDDHFHSFKAFIRCEDPNEKLYSFLGTLYYNGQQYSLSPEQVLLRDSKLRNTMYIYGTIIFTGHDTKVMQNAMEPPSKRSSVERRMDKIIYLLFVILFVIATFGSIVFGMRTKHEISPGSYAWYLRPDQANIFFDPNNASFAAFCHFLTSLMLYVCLVPISLYISIEIVKVLQSTFINQDQNMYCAESDKPARARTSNLNEELGQVHTILSDKTGTLTCNSMEFLKCSIAGVAYGSRPTEVETCYGEIVETNGSFGRKDTTEFKRSVKGFNFTDSHLMNGRWAKECSRDAIEMFFRVLAVCHTAIPVADGNSAGMPYEAESPDEAALVTAAREFGFEFYHRTQTTISVHEYDPVVGGKVDRTYKLLNILEFSSARKRMSVIVRTEEGRLFLFCKGADSVIFERLSKDNGTAHLTKTKCHIDEYSEAGLRTLALAYCELTEEQYVVWNQDYSSAKNSVHTDHVAAVEKVSEDIEKDLVLLGATAVEDRLQNGVPECIYKLAQAGIKIWILTGDKLETAVNIGYACNLLRKEMEEIFITLENSSTSASEGSSGEGNKIATFEEIDRKLKDARGKISQKGTSTSFALIIDGNALTHALTGSLKNSFLDLAVNCASVLCCRVSPKQKALVTRLVKIRTSKTTLAIGDGANDVGMLQEADIGVGISGAEGMQICYFFFKNITFGFTLFWFEAHAMFSAQPAYNDWFISFYNVAFTSLPVIALGVFDKDVSSHVCLEVPSLHQDGVNNVFFSWSRILSWMLNGMCCSIIIYFGSLNAILVQAVRQDGRVAGFDILGVTMYTCVVWTVNCQLALYISYFTWIQHFVIWGSILIWYTFLVIYGLFSPAISTTAYHVFVEACAPSPLYWLSTLMIVVTALIPFFVYKISRTLYYPQYHDQVQRANSKNW